The proteins below are encoded in one region of Berryella intestinalis:
- a CDS encoding aminotransferase class IV, whose protein sequence is MCEDKARTMVHIDEGFLYGLGAFETVALENGRFVMLDRHLERLRKTCGFLRFSVSEDAVVAELETLGQRGGRLACRITATPGNVVGTCRENPYAEPDWQRGFDCRISSVRRNETSPLVAHKTLNYADNALEKRAAQEEGFDEPLFLNTRGFATEGATANLFAVIDGQLVTPDEGCGLLPGIMRGWVLERTRAQRRPIDAGELARADEIFLTNSLFGIMPVRSLEGRALPSRAVAEKLRARYLDFIGGA, encoded by the coding sequence ATGTGCGAAGATAAGGCCCGCACCATGGTACACATCGACGAGGGCTTCCTCTACGGCTTGGGGGCCTTCGAAACCGTCGCCCTGGAAAACGGGCGGTTCGTCATGCTCGACCGGCATCTCGAGCGTCTGAGAAAAACCTGCGGTTTCCTGAGGTTTTCCGTATCGGAGGATGCGGTTGTCGCCGAATTGGAGACACTCGGGCAACGCGGCGGGCGCCTCGCCTGCCGCATCACGGCCACGCCGGGCAACGTCGTGGGCACCTGCCGCGAGAACCCCTACGCGGAACCGGATTGGCAGCGGGGCTTCGACTGCCGCATCAGCTCCGTGCGACGCAACGAGACGTCCCCGCTCGTCGCCCATAAAACGCTGAACTACGCCGACAACGCCCTGGAAAAGCGGGCCGCGCAGGAAGAGGGGTTCGACGAGCCCCTCTTCCTGAACACCCGAGGCTTCGCGACCGAGGGAGCGACCGCGAACCTCTTCGCCGTGATCGACGGGCAGCTGGTCACGCCCGATGAGGGCTGCGGGTTGCTGCCGGGCATCATGCGCGGGTGGGTGCTGGAGCGCACGCGTGCGCAGCGGCGCCCCATCGATGCGGGCGAGCTTGCGCGCGCCGACGAGATCTTCCTGACGAACTCGCTGTTCGGCATCATGCCGGTGCGCTCTTTGGAGGGGCGCGCGCTCCCATCGAGAGCCGTCGCCGAGAAGCTGCGCGCCCGCTACCTCGATTTCATCGGCGGCGCCTGA
- a CDS encoding thiamine phosphate synthase, translated as MRGKLDISAYLVLGPENVAGRSVGDVVAAAVSEGFTCIQVRSKVCSARELMACADEAARSIARCGASESVALLIDDRLDVALAAREAGVKVDGVHVGQSDIPVEVCRRFLGESGIVGLSARPDEMLEYVKTADVSCVDYFGVGPLHQTATKPDCGLDESGNVIVKTLSEIEALVAASPVPIVVGGGVKRDDLAALGKTGAAGFFVVSAVCAADDPARAAAELVSAWRAAQGSRA; from the coding sequence ATGCGCGGAAAGCTCGATATATCGGCCTACCTGGTGCTGGGCCCCGAAAACGTCGCAGGGCGCTCGGTCGGAGACGTCGTTGCCGCCGCGGTTTCCGAAGGGTTCACCTGCATCCAGGTCCGCTCGAAGGTGTGCTCGGCGCGCGAGCTCATGGCATGCGCGGACGAAGCGGCCCGATCGATCGCGCGCTGCGGCGCTTCCGAATCGGTCGCGCTGCTGATCGACGACCGCCTCGATGTGGCGCTGGCCGCGCGCGAGGCGGGCGTGAAGGTCGACGGGGTGCACGTCGGGCAAAGCGATATCCCGGTCGAGGTCTGCCGCAGGTTCTTGGGCGAGTCGGGCATCGTCGGCTTGTCGGCGCGGCCTGACGAAATGCTGGAATACGTCAAGACGGCCGACGTCTCGTGCGTGGACTACTTCGGCGTGGGCCCCTTGCACCAAACCGCGACCAAGCCCGATTGCGGCTTAGACGAAAGCGGCAACGTCATCGTCAAAACGTTAAGCGAGATCGAGGCGCTGGTCGCGGCCAGCCCGGTCCCCATCGTGGTCGGGGGCGGCGTGAAGCGGGACGACCTCGCCGCGCTCGGGAAAACGGGTGCTGCGGGGTTCTTCGTCGTGTCCGCGGTATGCGCTGCAGACGACCCCGCCCGCGCCGCAGCCGAGCTCGTCTCGGCATGGCGCGCGGCGCAAGGCTCCCGCGCCTAA
- the pabB gene encoding aminodeoxychorismate synthase component I, which yields MTRIERIEPYAPLAQVFDCVQTQPGTVFLDSSSEGGLGRFSILGLSPYLVLEQIDGRTFENGREVRSNLSDALKGRLARLDGRDRGPQAPELPFCAGALGFFSYDYGRAAECGPSRHARETRVPDAWFAFHDLVLVEDRRTRTLWACYQGESTDIGEMSRTARALAAAKAPFVSQAGPTSPGAVSADFTKAEYERAVRELRRYIERGHTYVGNLTQRMRVRTGRDPRAAYRALREGSPAPYSAYIDGGNWKVLCSSMERFARSDGKTIETRPIKGTRKRGATPDEDAAMRRELERSEKERSELLMIVDLERNDLARVCRPDSVVVPSHCAVEEYATVFHLVSTVAGTLRDGVSSLDALESAFPGGSVTGAPKIETMRIIDELERSRRGLYTGSIGYLSARGGCDFNIVIRTAVWEDGAYTLGVGGGITYDSDPAFEYDECLLKAKAVLEAIGAGGAHVRR from the coding sequence ATGACGCGCATCGAGCGGATAGAACCCTACGCGCCCCTCGCGCAGGTATTCGACTGCGTGCAAACCCAGCCGGGCACGGTGTTTCTCGACTCGTCTTCCGAGGGCGGCCTGGGACGCTTCTCGATCCTCGGGCTTTCGCCCTACCTCGTGCTCGAGCAGATCGACGGGCGCACCTTCGAAAACGGACGAGAGGTTCGCTCGAACCTCTCGGATGCGCTGAAAGGGCGCCTCGCGCGCCTCGACGGACGCGATCGCGGCCCGCAAGCGCCCGAGCTTCCCTTCTGTGCAGGCGCTCTGGGGTTTTTCTCCTACGACTACGGCCGCGCGGCCGAATGCGGCCCGTCGCGCCATGCGCGCGAAACCCGCGTACCCGACGCCTGGTTCGCCTTCCACGACCTCGTGCTGGTCGAAGACCGTCGAACGCGCACCCTTTGGGCTTGCTACCAGGGAGAATCGACGGATATCGGCGAGATGTCCCGAACGGCGCGCGCGTTGGCCGCCGCCAAGGCCCCGTTCGTTTCGCAGGCCGGGCCGACCTCCCCGGGCGCTGTGTCGGCCGATTTCACGAAGGCCGAATACGAGCGCGCCGTGCGCGAGCTCAGGCGCTACATCGAGCGGGGGCATACCTACGTGGGAAACCTCACCCAGAGGATGAGGGTTCGAACCGGCCGGGACCCCCGCGCGGCGTACCGCGCCCTGCGCGAGGGCTCCCCCGCCCCCTACAGCGCCTATATCGACGGGGGCAACTGGAAGGTGCTGTGCTCGTCGATGGAGCGGTTCGCGAGATCCGACGGGAAAACCATCGAGACGAGGCCCATCAAGGGAACCCGCAAGCGCGGCGCGACGCCCGACGAGGATGCCGCGATGCGCCGTGAGCTGGAGCGAAGCGAGAAAGAGCGCAGCGAATTGCTCATGATCGTCGATTTGGAGCGCAACGACCTCGCACGCGTGTGCAGGCCCGACTCGGTGGTGGTTCCGTCGCACTGCGCCGTCGAGGAATACGCGACGGTTTTCCACCTCGTGTCCACGGTCGCGGGGACCTTGCGCGACGGGGTTTCGTCCCTCGATGCGCTCGAATCCGCGTTTCCCGGAGGATCGGTTACCGGGGCCCCGAAGATCGAGACAATGCGCATCATCGACGAGCTTGAGCGGTCGCGGCGCGGGCTCTACACCGGGTCGATCGGCTACCTATCGGCACGGGGCGGATGCGACTTCAACATCGTGATCAGAACCGCCGTCTGGGAAGACGGCGCCTACACCCTCGGGGTCGGAGGGGGAATCACCTACGACTCGGACCCCGCCTTCGAATACGACGAGTGCCTTCTGAAGGCGAAGGCCGTTTTGGAGGCCATCGGAGCCGGAGGCGCCCATGTGCGAAGATAA
- a CDS encoding ammonium transporter, whose protein sequence is MDTSLTVLILFSATLVLFMTPGLAFFYGGLSRKKNVGNTIAMTLVSVGISSVMWMAFGFSVAFGKQFSPEDANPIGQIIGGFDRLLLNGYGSASVVGTYVDGLPDMAFALFQGAFCIITLGIIVGSVTGRMKFGAVVATLALWVALVYGPLAHMVWGGGLIGETIGALDFAGGDVVHISSGVAGLVLAIMCGKRRGYGNANYRAHNTPLVSIGVAILWFGWFGFNGGSALAADDGVAVLAMMNTLVASGAAMLSWMAVDKLSTGHSTLVGAVTGLVAGLVAITPGAGFVTPLSAAAMGTVASPVCYFAIAKLKSAFGYDDALDAFGCHAIGGIVGGILVGLLCVPELSWTDRGGLLYTADPSLLLSQIAGIAVTLALVVVATAAIALVVKACFGGSLRVSPQDEARGMDVTVHGEDAYPAFDGMD, encoded by the coding sequence ATGGACACATCATTGACCGTACTCATCCTCTTCTCAGCGACGCTGGTCCTGTTCATGACACCGGGACTCGCGTTTTTCTACGGAGGGCTCTCGCGGAAGAAGAACGTCGGAAACACCATCGCCATGACCCTGGTCTCGGTCGGGATCAGCTCGGTTATGTGGATGGCGTTCGGGTTTTCCGTCGCGTTCGGCAAGCAGTTCTCCCCCGAGGACGCGAACCCGATCGGACAGATCATCGGGGGCTTCGATCGGCTCCTGCTGAACGGATACGGTTCCGCATCGGTTGTCGGGACCTACGTCGACGGGTTGCCCGACATGGCCTTCGCCCTGTTCCAAGGGGCGTTCTGCATCATCACCCTGGGAATCATCGTCGGCTCGGTCACCGGGCGCATGAAGTTCGGGGCCGTCGTCGCAACGCTGGCTTTGTGGGTGGCGCTGGTCTACGGGCCCCTCGCGCACATGGTGTGGGGCGGCGGCCTCATCGGCGAGACCATCGGGGCGCTCGATTTCGCGGGCGGAGACGTGGTCCACATCTCCTCGGGAGTGGCGGGGCTCGTCCTGGCCATCATGTGCGGGAAGCGCCGCGGATACGGTAACGCCAACTACCGAGCGCACAACACGCCCCTGGTTTCGATCGGCGTCGCGATCCTGTGGTTCGGCTGGTTCGGCTTCAACGGGGGCTCGGCGCTTGCCGCCGACGATGGCGTCGCCGTGCTCGCCATGATGAACACGCTCGTCGCCTCGGGAGCGGCGATGCTGTCGTGGATGGCGGTCGACAAGCTGTCAACCGGGCACTCGACCCTCGTCGGCGCTGTGACCGGGCTGGTTGCGGGGTTGGTGGCCATCACGCCGGGCGCCGGGTTCGTCACGCCGCTTTCCGCTGCGGCCATGGGCACCGTTGCAAGCCCGGTGTGCTACTTCGCCATAGCGAAGCTCAAATCCGCCTTCGGCTACGACGACGCGCTCGACGCCTTCGGATGCCATGCAATCGGCGGCATCGTCGGGGGCATCTTGGTCGGACTGCTCTGCGTTCCCGAGCTGTCCTGGACCGACCGGGGAGGCCTCCTCTACACCGCGGATCCCTCTCTCCTGTTAAGCCAGATCGCGGGCATTGCCGTCACCTTGGCGCTCGTCGTGGTCGCCACGGCCGCCATCGCGCTTGTCGTCAAGGCGTGCTTCGGCGGAAGCCTCAGGGTGAGCCCGCAAGACGAGGCGCGCGGCATGGACGTGACCGTGCACGGCGAGGATGCGTACCCCGCATTCGACGGAATGGACTAG
- a CDS encoding anthranilate synthase component II, whose product MLLIIDNFDSFVHMLESRLRALGADTVMVRSDRIRLADVDALRLQGKLEGIVLSPGPKSPDEAGICIDAVRRFGREVPILGVCLGHQAIVRAYGGRVVQLARPMHGRVSVVETNGRGLFEGLQLRFEATRYHSLAADERTLPECLRVDARSDDGQVMAIAHRRHPVFGLQFHPEALLTQYGDEVLGAFLARCGEADRREAGR is encoded by the coding sequence ATGCTTCTCATCATCGACAACTTCGACTCCTTCGTCCACATGCTGGAAAGCCGCCTGCGCGCACTGGGCGCCGATACCGTCATGGTGCGCAGCGACCGCATCCGCCTCGCCGACGTCGACGCGCTGCGCCTGCAGGGGAAGTTGGAGGGCATCGTTTTGTCGCCCGGCCCCAAAAGCCCCGACGAGGCCGGTATATGCATCGATGCGGTGAGGCGCTTCGGCCGCGAGGTCCCCATACTGGGCGTGTGCCTGGGGCACCAGGCGATCGTCCGGGCCTACGGCGGCCGCGTCGTGCAACTGGCGCGCCCGATGCACGGTCGGGTATCGGTCGTCGAAACGAACGGCCGGGGACTGTTCGAAGGGCTGCAGCTTCGGTTCGAGGCGACGCGCTACCATTCCCTCGCCGCAGACGAGCGGACGCTTCCCGAATGCCTGCGCGTCGATGCGCGCTCGGACGACGGGCAGGTCATGGCGATCGCCCATCGGCGACACCCCGTCTTCGGCCTGCAGTTCCATCCCGAGGCGCTGCTCACCCAATACGGGGACGAGGTTCTGGGGGCCTTCCTGGCCCGCTGCGGCGAAGCGGATCGCAGGGAGGCGGGCCGATGA
- a CDS encoding thiamine-binding protein yields the protein MNTLVAVAIAPFGVGEELSGEVAEVVRVIRASGLPNRTYSMFTEIEGEWDEVMDVVKRATFVLAEKGIRTEVVLKADIRPGFSNMMDAKVERVDDILEGR from the coding sequence GTGAACACGCTGGTTGCCGTCGCTATCGCCCCGTTCGGCGTGGGCGAGGAGCTGTCCGGCGAAGTGGCCGAGGTGGTGCGGGTCATCCGCGCATCCGGTCTGCCGAATCGGACGTATTCCATGTTCACCGAGATCGAAGGCGAGTGGGACGAGGTCATGGACGTCGTGAAGCGCGCCACCTTCGTTTTGGCGGAGAAGGGGATCCGCACCGAAGTGGTTCTGAAGGCGGACATCCGACCGGGCTTCTCGAACATGATGGACGCCAAGGTCGAGCGGGTGGACGATATCCTCGAAGGGCGGTGA
- the thiM gene encoding hydroxyethylthiazole kinase translates to MALTALGSRIAETVERTKAACPLAGSITNAVTVNLVANAQLAVGGSAAMVNFADEAEGLVEIGGAFYVNMGTLVPVHAESIPAAARAAHKWGKALVLDPVGIGLGGVRTRILLDVKPFRPLIVRGNASEVIALSRLWGLEAVAEGSGPRGVDAVDGVEDALSAARALARFTGGAVAVSGAVDLVTDGSRVARCSGGSPLMTKVTGMGCSLGGVVAVYATQADPFTAALAGALAYNRAGERAAAIAYTPASFQVAFIDELYRATGEDVASQPFEIEEV, encoded by the coding sequence ATGGCACTCACAGCGTTGGGCTCCCGCATAGCCGAAACGGTGGAGCGTACGAAGGCGGCATGCCCGCTGGCGGGGTCGATCACCAATGCCGTCACGGTGAATCTGGTCGCCAACGCGCAGCTCGCCGTCGGCGGGTCGGCGGCGATGGTGAACTTCGCCGACGAGGCCGAGGGCCTGGTCGAGATCGGCGGCGCGTTCTACGTGAACATGGGGACGCTCGTGCCCGTGCATGCCGAGAGCATCCCGGCGGCGGCCCGCGCTGCGCACAAGTGGGGAAAGGCCCTGGTGCTCGACCCGGTGGGCATCGGCCTGGGCGGCGTTCGCACCCGCATCCTGCTCGATGTGAAGCCTTTCCGCCCGCTTATCGTGAGGGGCAACGCCTCGGAGGTCATCGCGCTTTCCCGCCTGTGGGGGCTCGAGGCCGTCGCGGAAGGCTCCGGTCCGCGCGGCGTCGATGCGGTCGACGGGGTGGAAGACGCCCTGAGCGCGGCGCGCGCGCTGGCGCGCTTCACCGGCGGCGCCGTGGCGGTTTCCGGGGCGGTCGACCTTGTGACCGACGGGTCGCGGGTGGCGCGCTGCAGCGGCGGCAGCCCGCTTATGACCAAGGTCACGGGTATGGGATGCTCGCTTGGCGGAGTGGTGGCCGTGTACGCGACGCAGGCCGATCCCTTCACGGCGGCCCTCGCCGGCGCTTTGGCCTACAACCGAGCGGGCGAGCGTGCGGCGGCGATCGCGTACACCCCCGCATCGTTCCAGGTGGCCTTCATCGACGAGCTGTACCGCGCGACCGGCGAGGACGTCGCCTCGCAGCCCTTCGAGATCGAGGAGGTCTAG
- a CDS encoding DUF554 domain-containing protein — protein MPGLGTVINVVAIVVGGALGVLVGDRMPPQMRESLLRANGVAVMFIGCSGALAGMLSIQGGGLASGRAMLVVGCVVAGTLFGELANLDGCVTRFGEWLKDKSGNAKEQRFVEGFATASMTVAVGAMAVIGAVSDALFGDLSILATKAVLDFIIVMAMACSLGRGCVFSAVSVGIVQGAVTVIALAAGPFATEPALDNLSLVGSILIFCVGVNLVWGDRIKVLNMLPALVIAPLAALAPLPL, from the coding sequence ATGCCTGGATTGGGAACGGTCATCAACGTGGTCGCGATCGTCGTCGGCGGCGCCTTGGGCGTGCTGGTGGGCGACCGCATGCCCCCGCAGATGAGGGAGTCGCTTCTGAGGGCGAACGGGGTGGCCGTCATGTTCATAGGCTGCTCCGGCGCACTGGCGGGCATGCTTTCGATCCAAGGGGGAGGCCTGGCTTCGGGGCGCGCCATGCTGGTGGTCGGATGCGTGGTGGCCGGGACGCTTTTCGGCGAGCTGGCGAACCTCGACGGGTGCGTCACGCGGTTCGGCGAATGGCTGAAGGACAAGAGCGGAAACGCCAAGGAGCAGCGTTTCGTGGAGGGGTTCGCGACGGCTTCCATGACCGTGGCCGTGGGGGCCATGGCGGTTATCGGGGCGGTGAGCGACGCGCTGTTCGGCGATCTTTCCATCCTGGCCACCAAGGCGGTGCTGGACTTCATCATCGTCATGGCCATGGCCTGCTCGCTGGGTCGCGGGTGCGTGTTCTCGGCTGTGTCGGTGGGCATCGTCCAGGGGGCGGTCACCGTCATCGCCCTGGCCGCGGGCCCGTTCGCAACGGAGCCCGCGCTCGACAACCTCAGCCTGGTCGGCTCCATCCTCATATTCTGCGTGGGCGTCAACCTGGTATGGGGCGATAGGATCAAGGTGCTGAACATGCTCCCCGCGCTGGTTATCGCTCCGCTCGCCGCCCTCGCGCCGCTTCCCCTGTAG
- a CDS encoding cysteine hydrolase family protein → MAYVPMPMDTAWQRESGIDLEKTAVVVVDVLGGGEGTLPVLEDMAAWCVRIVRAARSKGVPVVFACDAHLPSIDRELELWGDHGIAGSEAAKPLDAFEVQPGDYVVPKRRYDAFFQTDLDLTLRELGVDTLVVMGCDTNICVMHTLAGAYFRGYRTVVPAEATATFLVGDQQEGLSYFARCFDTRVVRAQEVLGLFA, encoded by the coding sequence ATGGCGTACGTACCTATGCCCATGGACACCGCATGGCAGCGGGAATCGGGGATCGACCTTGAGAAGACGGCGGTCGTCGTGGTCGACGTGCTGGGCGGCGGAGAGGGGACCCTGCCGGTTTTGGAGGACATGGCCGCGTGGTGCGTCCGGATCGTGCGCGCGGCCCGATCGAAGGGCGTGCCGGTCGTGTTCGCCTGCGACGCGCACCTCCCTTCGATCGATAGGGAGCTCGAGTTGTGGGGCGACCACGGCATCGCCGGGTCGGAAGCGGCCAAGCCCCTCGACGCGTTCGAGGTGCAGCCGGGCGACTACGTCGTGCCCAAGCGCCGCTACGATGCCTTTTTCCAGACCGACCTCGATCTCACGCTGCGCGAATTGGGAGTCGACACGCTTGTGGTCATGGGGTGCGACACCAACATCTGCGTCATGCACACGCTTGCGGGCGCGTACTTCCGCGGGTATCGAACCGTCGTCCCCGCCGAGGCCACGGCGACGTTTCTCGTGGGAGACCAGCAAGAGGGGCTCTCGTACTTCGCGCGGTGCTTCGATACGCGCGTGGTGCGCGCTCAAGAGGTCCTGGGGCTTTTCGCGTAA